One genomic segment of Peromyscus leucopus breed LL Stock chromosome 23, UCI_PerLeu_2.1, whole genome shotgun sequence includes these proteins:
- the Ficd gene encoding protein adenylyltransferase FICD, whose product MVRRARALGQFLSGTLRQAWRHSQPQFPPLRELSPACWAAAAAQAARSDDVADQALESRRRRLSEPRRPSSVNRSYRFGFSSVAGQVLRAQPLVQMTLMPMASVMAVAEPKWVSAWGRVLWLTLLSMALGSLLALMLPLGAVEEQCLAVLRGFHLLRSKLDRAHHVVTKCTSPSTELSVTSGDVRLLTVKTKTSPAGKLEAKAALSQALEMKRQGKREKAHKLFLHALKMDPGFVDALNEFGIFSEEEKDIIQADYLYTRALTISPFHEKALVNRDRTLPLVEEIDQRYFSIIDSKVKKVMSIPKGSSALRRVMEETYYHHIYHTVAIEGNTLTLSEIRHILETRYAVPGKSLEEQNEVIGMHAAMKYINTTLVSRIGSVTIDDMLEIHRRVLGYVDPVEAGRFRRTQVLVGHHIPPHPRDVEKQMQEFTQWLNSEDAMNLHPVEFAALAHYKLVYIHPFIDGNGRTSRLLMNLILMQAGYPPITIRKEQRSEYYHVLEVANEGDVRPFIRFIAKCTEVTLDTLLLATTEYSVALPEAQPNHSGFKETLPVRP is encoded by the exons ATGGTGCGGCGGGCGCGAGCCCTGGGCCAGTTTCTCAGCGGCACCTTGCGGCAGGCCTGGCGCcactcccagcctcagtttcccccgcTGCGGGAGCTAAGCCCAGCGTGCTGGGCTGCAGCAGCTGCACAAGCCGCGCGCAGTGATGACGTGGCGGATCAGGCCCTGGAGTCCCGGCGCCGCCGCCTGTCAGAACCGCGGCGTCCCTCTTCCGTAAACCGGAGCTACAG ATTCGGCTTTTCCTCTGTGGCGGGACAAGTGCTCCGGGCCCAGCCCTTAGTCCAGATGACACTCATGCCCATGGCTTCCGTGATGGCGGTGGCTGAACCCAAATGGGTCTCGGCCTGGGGCCGCGTCCTGTGGCTCACACTGCTGAGCATGGCTCTGGGGTCGCTGCTGGCCCTGATGCTGCCCCTGGGAGCCGTGGAAGAGCAGTGTCTGGCCGTGCTCAGAGGTTTCCACCTGCTCAGGAGCAAACTGGACAGGGCACATCACGTGGTCACCAAGTGCACCAGCCCATCCACGGAGCTCAGCGTCACCTCTGGGGACGTGAGGCTGCTGACGGTCAAGACTAAGACATCTCCAG caggGAAGCTGGAAGCCAAGGCCGCTCTGAGCCAAGCCCTGGAGATGAAGCGTCAAGGCAAGAGGGAGAAAGCCCACAAGCTCTTCCTGCACGCCCTCAAGATGGACCCTGGCTTCGTAGACGCGCTCAATGAGTTCGGCATTTTCTCCGAGGAGGAAAAGGACATCATCCAGGCGGATTACCTCTACACCAGGGCACTGACCATCTCGCCCTTCCACGAGAAAGCGCTGGTCAACCGGGATCGGACGCTGCCGCTCGTGGAGGAGATCGACCAGAGGTATTTTAGCATCATCGACAGCAAAGTGAAGAAGGTCATGTCCATCCCGAAGGGGAGCTCGGCGCTGCGCAGGGTCATGGAGGAGACCTACTACCACCACATCTACCACACGGTGGCCATCGAGGGCAACACCCTCACCCTCTCGGAGATCAGGCACATCCTGGAGACCCGCTATGCCGTGCCAGGGAAGAGCCTGGAGGAGCAGAACGAGGTGATCGGCATGCACGCGGCCATGAAGTACATTAACACCACCCTGGTCTCCCGCATCGGCTCTGTCACCATCGACGACATGCTCGAGATCCACAGGAGGGTGCTGGGGTACGTGGATCCGGTGGAGGCCGGAAGGTTTCGGAGGACCCAGGTCCTGGTGGGACACCACATCCCACCGCACCCCCGGGACGTGGAGAAGCAGATGCAGGAGTTCACGCAGTGGCTCAACTCGGAGGATGCCATGAACCTGCACCCGGTGGAGTTCGCAGCCTTGGCCCATTACAAACTGGTGTACATCCACCCTTTCATCGACGGCAACGGGAGGACCTCCCGCCTGCTGATGAACCTGATCCTCATGCAGGCGGGGTACCCCCCCATCACCATCCGCAAGGAGCAGAGGTCCGAGTACTACCACGTGTTGGAGGTCGCCAACGAGGGTGACGTGCGGCCCTTCATCCGCTTCATTGCCAAGTGTACGGAGGTCACGCTGGACACACTGCTCCTCGCCACCACCGAGTACTCTGTGGCGCTGCCGGAAGCCCAGCCCAACCATTCTGGGTTCAAGGAGACACTCCCTGTGAGGCCTTAA